The following are encoded together in the Diachasmimorpha longicaudata isolate KC_UGA_2023 chromosome 3, iyDiaLong2, whole genome shotgun sequence genome:
- the Koko gene encoding cyclin-Q isoform X1 — protein sequence MNPSERRNTETLSSKMMDVIDVLAMQRENRSTLQKSITMDYTSSNDSFTVARFIFECGIKLEAHPLTVATAATLYHRFMREATPKAYDHYLIAATCLYLAAKIKDDHLKIRDVMNVASNTLHRASQPLELGDQYWSIRDAIVQAELLIMRMLKFQVNPVHPHKYLLHYLRSLEAWFGEDEWSKYPVAKTSMALLQDFHHIPAILDYPPNLTAIACINLTLQIYGVVVPLMDECDQLPWFNVFCKDLTREKLWEIMEKIMSSYDQEPETRDAL from the exons ATGAATCCTTCAGAGCGACGGAACACCGAAACTCTGAG TTCGAAAATGATGGATGTTATTGATGTCCTCGCAATGCAAAGAGAAAACCGAAGCACCCTCCAAAAAAGCATAACAATGGACTACACGAGTTCCAACGACAGTTTCACGGTAGCCAGATTTATATTCGAGTGTG GGATAAAACTCGAAGCACATCCTCTGACAGTTGCAACAGCTGCCACTTTGTACCACAGATTCATGAGGGAGGCCACACCAAAAGCTTACGATCATTAC CTGATAGCAGCCACATGCTTGTATCTCGCAGCAAAAATCAAGGACGACCACCTGAAGATCAGAGATGTAATGAACGTAGCATCGAACACCCTCCACCGAGCCTCACAGCCTTTAGAGCTTGGGGATCAATACTGGAGTATAAGGGATGCCATTGTTCAGGCCGAGCTGCTTATCATGAGAATGTTGAAGTTTCAAGTGAATCCGGTTCATCCCCACAAG TATCTACTACACTATTTGCGATCGCTCGAAGCTTGGTTCGGTGAGGACGAGTGGTCAAAGTACCCAGTTGCCAAGACTAGCATGGCTTTGCTCCAGGATTTTCACCACATTCCAGCGATTCTCGATTATCCACCGAATTTAACAGCGATAGCCTGTATTAATTTAACTCTACAGATTTACGGTGTCGTTGTCCCCCTCATGGATGAATGCGACCAGTTACCATGGTTCAAC GTGTTTTGCAAGGACCtcacgagagaaaaattatgggaaattaTGGAGAAGATAATGAGTTCTTATGACCAGGAGCCAGAAACTCGGGACGCTCtctga
- the Koko gene encoding cyclin-Q isoform X2 yields MNPSERRNTETLSSKMMDVIDVLAMQRENRSTLQKSITMDYTSSNDSFTVARFIFECGIKLEAHPLTVATAATLYHRFMREATPKAYDHYLIAATCLYLAAKIKDDHLKIRDVMNVASNTLHRASQPLELGDQYWSIRDAIVQAELLIMRMLKFQVNPVHPHKYLLHYLRSLEAWFGEDEWSKYPVAKTSMALLQDFHHIPAILDYPPNLTAIACINLTLQIYGVVVPLMDECDQLPWFNRPPVAEYLRAFTDEFFMKPRLVALTLK; encoded by the exons ATGAATCCTTCAGAGCGACGGAACACCGAAACTCTGAG TTCGAAAATGATGGATGTTATTGATGTCCTCGCAATGCAAAGAGAAAACCGAAGCACCCTCCAAAAAAGCATAACAATGGACTACACGAGTTCCAACGACAGTTTCACGGTAGCCAGATTTATATTCGAGTGTG GGATAAAACTCGAAGCACATCCTCTGACAGTTGCAACAGCTGCCACTTTGTACCACAGATTCATGAGGGAGGCCACACCAAAAGCTTACGATCATTAC CTGATAGCAGCCACATGCTTGTATCTCGCAGCAAAAATCAAGGACGACCACCTGAAGATCAGAGATGTAATGAACGTAGCATCGAACACCCTCCACCGAGCCTCACAGCCTTTAGAGCTTGGGGATCAATACTGGAGTATAAGGGATGCCATTGTTCAGGCCGAGCTGCTTATCATGAGAATGTTGAAGTTTCAAGTGAATCCGGTTCATCCCCACAAG TATCTACTACACTATTTGCGATCGCTCGAAGCTTGGTTCGGTGAGGACGAGTGGTCAAAGTACCCAGTTGCCAAGACTAGCATGGCTTTGCTCCAGGATTTTCACCACATTCCAGCGATTCTCGATTATCCACCGAATTTAACAGCGATAGCCTGTATTAATTTAACTCTACAGATTTACGGTGTCGTTGTCCCCCTCATGGATGAATGCGACCAGTTACCATGGTTCAAC AGACCGCCTGTTGCTGAATATCTCCGAGCCTTcactgatgaatttttcatgaaaccaCGTCTTGTAGCTCTGACCTTGAAATAA
- the LOC135160317 gene encoding uncharacterized protein LOC135160317 has translation MFGVEDKFLYKNGKTLVEKNEKIEKNFSHFLHKITINEWTFSLFLFVMSLTIVAVKLAVMYGILLPTKTYDLVKTPSQSLLGGFIPEFDKDNYLFNATREYKETLIDTVTQFIGKFGWFLKAAVSGLSLMGFTWFIVYKDSRIPGVNPPSPFSPGKRKFHDESRLQMNYVIGIINGILIFIYMCF, from the exons ATGTTTGGGGTTGAGGATAAATTTTTGtacaaaaatggaaaaactttggtggagaaaaatgaaaaaatcgaaaaaaatttttcacattttttgcaCAAGATTACCATCAACGAGTGGACATTCAGTTTATTTCTCTTCGTTATGTCTTTGACGATTGTTGCTGTTAAACTGGCAGTCATGTatg ggATCCTCCTACCCACAAAAACGTACGACCTCGTTAAAACCCCCAGTCAATCCCTGCTTGGGGGGTTCATCCCAGAGTTTGACAAagacaattatttattcaatgccACGAGAGAGTACAAAGAGACACTAATCGACACTGTCACTCAGTTTATCGGGAAATTCGGATGGTTTCTCAAGGCCGCTGTCAGTGGACTCTCGTTGATGGGGTTCACTTGGTTTATTGTTTACAAGGACAGCAGGATACCTGGTGTCAATCCACCGTCACCCTTTAGTCCTGGTAAAAGGAA ATTTCATGACGAGTCCAGACTTCAGATGAACTATGTGATTGGCATCATCAATGGTATCCTGATCTTCATATACATGTGCTTCTAA
- the LOC135160325 gene encoding NADH dehydrogenase [ubiquinone] 1 alpha subcomplex subunit 6: MATPVKAAVRQVRPLLSVNKNEARRRVLNLYRAWYRQMPFINMEYDLPKTEKDLKQKLREEFVKHKDVKDLRVIDLLVVKGQMELQEAAQKWKTSGTFMYFYKDTVEKKPTDFMSKFLAGHD, translated from the exons ATGGCGACGCCTGTGAAAGCTGCTGTTCGTCAAGTTCGACCACTTTTgtcagtaaataaaaatgaagctCGCAGGAGGGTTCTTAATTTGTACAGAGCGTGGTACCGACAAATGCCATTTATCA ATATGGAGTATGATCTTCCTAAGACAGAGAAGGATCTGAAACAGAAGTTGCGAGAGGAGTTTGTGAAACATAAAGATGTCAAGGATTTACGTGTCATTGATCTTCTAGTCGTCAAG GGTCAAATGGAGCTCCAGGAAGCAGCTCAGAAATGGAAGACCTCAGGAACGTTCATGTACTTCTACAAAGACACAGTTGAGAAGAAGCCCACAGACTTCATGTCCAAATTCTTGGCAGGCCacgattaa
- the Koko gene encoding cyclin-Q isoform X3, with the protein MMDVIDVLAMQRENRSTLQKSITMDYTSSNDSFTVARFIFECGIKLEAHPLTVATAATLYHRFMREATPKAYDHYLIAATCLYLAAKIKDDHLKIRDVMNVASNTLHRASQPLELGDQYWSIRDAIVQAELLIMRMLKFQVNPVHPHKYLLHYLRSLEAWFGEDEWSKYPVAKTSMALLQDFHHIPAILDYPPNLTAIACINLTLQIYGVVVPLMDECDQLPWFNVFCKDLTREKLWEIMEKIMSSYDQEPETRDAL; encoded by the exons ATGATGGATGTTATTGATGTCCTCGCAATGCAAAGAGAAAACCGAAGCACCCTCCAAAAAAGCATAACAATGGACTACACGAGTTCCAACGACAGTTTCACGGTAGCCAGATTTATATTCGAGTGTG GGATAAAACTCGAAGCACATCCTCTGACAGTTGCAACAGCTGCCACTTTGTACCACAGATTCATGAGGGAGGCCACACCAAAAGCTTACGATCATTAC CTGATAGCAGCCACATGCTTGTATCTCGCAGCAAAAATCAAGGACGACCACCTGAAGATCAGAGATGTAATGAACGTAGCATCGAACACCCTCCACCGAGCCTCACAGCCTTTAGAGCTTGGGGATCAATACTGGAGTATAAGGGATGCCATTGTTCAGGCCGAGCTGCTTATCATGAGAATGTTGAAGTTTCAAGTGAATCCGGTTCATCCCCACAAG TATCTACTACACTATTTGCGATCGCTCGAAGCTTGGTTCGGTGAGGACGAGTGGTCAAAGTACCCAGTTGCCAAGACTAGCATGGCTTTGCTCCAGGATTTTCACCACATTCCAGCGATTCTCGATTATCCACCGAATTTAACAGCGATAGCCTGTATTAATTTAACTCTACAGATTTACGGTGTCGTTGTCCCCCTCATGGATGAATGCGACCAGTTACCATGGTTCAAC GTGTTTTGCAAGGACCtcacgagagaaaaattatgggaaattaTGGAGAAGATAATGAGTTCTTATGACCAGGAGCCAGAAACTCGGGACGCTCtctga